gaaaaaacactaggtgatgtgtcagtggggttcagcaccgccagctgttcccctgctgtgtagtcggcaacgtgtccagcacaagccacactggcacaacagaacaaaagctgccaccagtgcaggcttcggcctacactctgctcctctcctcctcctgctgaccctgggctcaaacaccgctagtttttgcccggaagtgctagctgcacagagaaaaacaccagccaatgtgttagtggggttcagcaacgccagctgttcccctgctgtgtagccggcaacgtgacctgcaaacgccacgcaggcacatgaactgaaatgaaagggaacctggccccacccccccaggtgtttctatgtataacagccacctagtacagcagtactgctgcatttgtacaaggtggctgactttttctccttgcccacgtggaactcaacacgtacaaaatgtgtctcattgagaccattccactgtccctgaggtgtgactttcctttctaatgatacgcagcaccccccttggtagcgtttcccgtcttttgtcatcatggttagctggctgcgcctgtgcatccgccctgctagaaacaacgcccctcgttgtcatatttattttgtcagcgagggtgtggtttatgggcacgagcagtgcatatgttcgcctgtcttaactcatctccttccgccttcttcagactgtgtggcctcctggccgtggtaggcgataagggatcagctgaggccgcccagtctggagcaggtgtaaggacatgtgtaagcggcaaacctatttactgcacaaggccacgaatcccagccacgcagtgtgattttttgaaaacacactgtgggtctgggattcatgtccatcgctaaccgcaacggccgaaatgaaatgaggtcagaagacaggaagcgctcacagcgcatggccaagggatcccaatagcgcagactcctgtacagcaaataacaacgctcaggaatctgcgcccagtacctaggtgcaaattttgacacctgtgctgcgtctccttaacccttgtcaggctgcataattttacaaccttaacaggctgcataggtacaattgtaccttcacatatacctccactgtgggaagactttacttggtttcagaaactaaagttcattcagctacaaatgttatgctgatatctattgttcagtgttgttactggtcacttatgttgctgtcaattaagttaattcaaactgggagtggcttctacttgtcttcctgcctccctcctctcattagccattttgctgttcatctcattgctgtgagcacacatttctaggcttgtgaagtcttcaatttcttggaaacgaaggtaggaaagtctcacagcatctaacagccagttatacctttattctcattatgtggggacagaacagtcaaattgtctttcagcctggacttggcttacatatattttgtatgaaacttatcactataggtataatttttatacgaaaaatggataataattagtatctacatattgttttacgatgttttatttatattcagcacaaaatacgaagccaaaattcatctagcaagtcatcatgagtgatagtaatgctggatctagtttccgccataatccaagaaaacgtgtttgcaggttagtataattttgtgaaaagccaataatgtagtatttcggaaaattatttattttacattttttcatatttacagatttacgtctgacgaaataatgcgaatgctagaagaatctgattctgagcatgaggatgaaccatatgttccatctgatgatgaaaactatgtaccacaagtggatgttactgaagaagattcagacattgaacaagaaatggtcatagagcatgaaaatgaatacgaatcagacgaaagtgttgaggatgattctgtgcctcaaagtgcaggcgacatttggactgctaaggatgaaactcaatggtgcagtaatccactgccaaatgcacaaacaaaatctcgtaatgtcctacgacaaagaggtggccctgcagcaatcagcaacctatatacagcaaaagagctattcaagtccatcatgactcccgagatgtgtgacatcatattacgggaaacgaatcgaaaggccaagagagtttgtgatgcttacaacaacgaactggtacaacgttttcctgattcttccaaacggccaccacaaaaaacattcaagcaatttactgaaactgaacttcatgcatttttgggcatactgattgctgctggtgtgcacagagccaacaaagagaatctggaggaaatgtggaatgttgctgctctgcctcttatacgtgcagccatgtctcgtgaccgcttcaagatgatactcagatttatcaggtttgacaacgaaaatacacgtgcagaacgtgtgcaaacagataaagctgcaccaatacgggacatctggacaatgctgaacagtaatctggagagagcctacaagccatatcattgtatcaccgtcgacgagcaattatttccatttagaggtcatactaaatttacccagtatataccttcaaaaccagctaaatatggcataaagattttctgggcttgtgactcatcaaatgcctaccctttacaaggtcagctctacactgggaaaccaactgatggtcctcgacaagtaaacattggagaacgaacagtattggacctagtgagctcgtataaaggctctggaagaaatgtcaccaccgataacttctttacaaccatggaactagctaaggtattgaactcctggaacatgacactagttggtacagtgagaaaaaacaaaaggttcctacctaacaacatgcagcctgccaaagaaaggcctgtatactcgacaaattttgcctacaatcatgatgcaacagtctgttcatatgtaccaaagaagaacaaatcagtcgtgcttctatcatctatgcacatgacgggagaagttgaagagacactagcagccaagccagagataataaaatactacaacataacaaaaggtggcgttgatgttatggataaaatgttgggagagtacactgtgaaacgacgaacatcacgttggactttggcatttttctacaatatgattgatgtcagtgggttagcatcctacatcatctacagagaacacaatccaagcttcagggcaaaggatcaacgaagaaagttcctgaaagatctcgcaaatcagctgtgtatgattgcaattgaagatcgtagtacaaacaaaatgataatgagaaaccattttcttcgaggtgcagtagaaatggtgcttggacgatgcattgtggtagcatcgcagccagcagctggccccaaaatacctcatggtagtcgtggaccctcccctgttgttggtagttgctatgtctgcagagacctgaggcgaaaacaacgcaagactagaaagtcttgtgtggtttgtgtgaaacccatttgcgatgaacactctgtagcaaagccaacatgcattacttgcaaagaaaatcaataaaaaaaagtttcttacattttcttttataatgtaaatcaacagttttttacttgtttataatagttaaatagcattatcattaaaaaaaaatttatgctttttcccttgcattatcttcattcaaaatatatgaggtacatttgtacctatgcagcttgttatggatgcaaaaagatctcgaccccttatctcggaagcgggtggagatattttattgaaatttggccaatatattctggaccaaaaatgtagagatgtcacgaaatttcagccctctacgtcttttcaaaaaaaagttattgcaattttaaaacggaatagttacaattgtacctattcagccggataagggttaaaaagactagtagtcacgcctccactactgtttgacagtataatgggctaaatagtgtacgtgttttagtcagcgtgtgcaaggagcaaaacaaatagagcaaccttttacttgtgcagcattaatgctgcacaaggtgtggctcttgtaccttgcaacacctgaggggggttaaaggtaacctttgaaattggttcaactaggcttcggcctacactctgctcctctcctgctgaccctgggctcaaacaccgctagtttttgcccggaactgctagctgcacagagaaaaacaccagtcaatgtgttagtgaggttcagcaccgccagctgttcccctgctgtgtagtcggcatcgtgtccagcacaagccacgctggcacaactgaccaaaagctgccaccagtgcaggcttcggcctacactctgctcctctcctcctcctgctgaccctgggctcaaacaccgccagtttctgcccggaagtgctagctgcacagagaaaaacaccagccaatgtgttagtggggttcagcaccgccagctgttcccccgctgtgtagccggcatcgtgtccagcacaagccacgctggcacaactgaccaaaagctgccaccagtgcaggcttcggcctacacattgctcctctcctcctcctgctgaccctgggctctaacaccgccagtttttgcccggacatgcgagctgcacagggaaaaccaccagtcaatgtgtcagtggggttcagcaccgccagctgttcccctgctgtgtagcttgcaacgtgacctgcaaatgccacgcaggcacatgaactgaaattgaagggagcctgccccccacccccaggtgtttctatgtaaaacagccaccttgtacagcagtactgctgcatttgtacaaggtggctgactttttctccttgcccacgtggaactcaacacgtacaaaatgtgtctcattgagaccattccactgtccctgaggtgtgactttcctttctaatgatacgcagcaccacccttgttagcgctgcccgtcttttgacatcattggttagctggctgcgcctgtgcgtctgccctgctcgaaacaacgcccctcggtgtcttatttttttgaacagcgagggtgtgattgatgggcatgtgcagtgcatatgtttgcctgtgttcactcatctccttccgccttcttcagactgggtgtcctcatggccgcggcaggcgataagggatcagatgaggccgcccagtctgaagcaggtgtaaggacatgtgtgagcgtcaaacatatttactgaacaaggccacgaatcccagccacgcagtgtgattttttgaaaacacactgtgggtctgggattcatgtccatcgctaaccgtaacggccgacattaaatgaggtcagaagacaggaagcgctcacagcgcatggccaagggatcccaatagcgcagactcctgtacagcaaataacaacgctcaggaatctgcgcacagcagctaggtgtaaattttgacacctgtgctgcatctccttaaaaagactagtagtcacgcctccactactgtttgacagtataatgggctaaatagtgtacgtgttttattcagcgtgtgcaaggagcaaaattaaatagagcaacctttgacttgtgcatcattaatgctgttcaaggtgtggctcttgtaccttgcaacacctgagggggggttaaaggtaacctttgaaattggttcaactaggcttcggcctacactctgctcctctcctcctcctgctgaccctgggctcaaacaacgccagtttctgcccggacatgctagctgcacagagaaaaacaccagccaatgtgttagtggggttcagcaccgccagctgttcccctgctgtgtagctggcaacgtgtcctgcaaacgccacgcaggcacatgaactgaaattgaagggagcctgccccccacccccccaggtgtttctatgtataacagccaccttgtacagcagtactgctgcatttgtacaaggtggctgactttttctccttgcacacgtggaactcaacaagtacaaaatgtgtctcattacagaccattacaatgtccctgaggtgtgactttcctttttaatgacacgcagcacccccattgttagcgctgcccgtctcctgacatcattggttggctggctgtgcctgtgcgtcccccctgcccgacacaacgccccccgttgtctcatatattttgactgcgagggtgtgattgatgggcacgagcagtgcatatgttcccctgtcttcactcccttccttccgccttcttctgactgtgcggcctcatggccgcggcatgcgataagggatcagctgaggccgcccagtctgaagcaggtgtaagga
This region of Ranitomeya imitator isolate aRanImi1 chromosome 1, aRanImi1.pri, whole genome shotgun sequence genomic DNA includes:
- the LOC138657496 gene encoding piggyBac transposable element-derived protein 4-like — encoded protein: MSDSNAGSSFRHNPRKRVCRFTSDEIMRMLEESDSEHEDEPYVPSDDENYVPQVDVTEEDSDIEQEMVIEHENEYESDESVEDDSVPQSAGDIWTAKDETQWCSNPLPNAQTKSRNVLRQRGGPAAISNLYTAKELFKSIMTPEMCDIILRETNRKAKRVCDAYNNELVQRFPDSSKRPPQKTFKQFTETELHAFLGILIAAGVHRANKENLEEMWNVAALPLIRAAMSRDRFKMILRFIRFDNENTRAERVQTDKAAPIRDIWTMLNSNLERAYKPYHCITVDEQLFPFRGHTKFTQYIPSKPAKYGIKIFWACDSSNAYPLQGQLYTGKPTDGPRQVNIGERTVLDLVSSYKGSGRNVTTDNFFTTMELAKVLNSWNMTLVGTVRKNKRFLPNNMQPAKERPVYSTNFAYNHDATVCSYVPKKNKSVVLLSSMHMTGEVEETLAAKPEIIKYYNITKGGVDVMDKMLGEYTVKRRTSRWTLAFFYNMIDVSGLASYIIYREHNPSFRAKDQRRKFLKDLANQLCMIAIEDRSTNKMIMRNHFLRGAVEMVLGRCIVVASQPAAGPKIPHGSRGPSPVVGSCYVCRDLRRKQRKTRKSCVVCVKPICDEHSVAKIGVLGKSYQDAIKEKLIVIALYAHGHGMQ